The following nucleotide sequence is from Campylobacter coli 76339.
ACAAAGATGAGCTACGGAGCTGTGATAAAATCCGCATAAAGGATGTCTATGTGAAGGAGTTTTAGCGATGATAATTTGATAATCTTGCTCTAAAAAGGCTGACATTTTTAAAAGCTCTTTATCGCTTAGATTGGGACTATCTACACTTAAAATAAAAACAAATTCATCTTTAAAATTTGAAAGTATAGAATAAAGTGCAAGCATAGGGGAGTAAATTTCAAATTCAAGACAATCTTTTATGAGTTTAAATTTTGCTCCAAATTTATCTTCTTTAGCACTCACATAAACATTTTTAAATATTTTTGAAAATTTTTCTACTTGAAATTGGGTTAAGGTTTGATTTTTAAAAATCAATTTACTTTTATCCTCTCCCATACGACTTGATTTACCACCGCACAAAATCACGCAATTTAAATTTTCAAGTTTCAAAAATTTCCTTTTTTGTTTCAATTCTATCATAAATTCATCAAAAATATCTTATAATCTCTTTTATGAAATACACAGAACTTATGCAATTACAAAAGTTTTTTTCCCAGTTTAAAAAAATCGATTTTATCAAGCGTGTTAATGATAATATTTTAGAACTAAGTTTTGATAAACAAAGATTTATTTTTGACTTAACTCGTGGAATGAGTGCTATTTATACCGCAAAATTGATGAGTAAAAATTATAATGCTCCTTTTGATTTTATGCTAAAAAAATACTTTAACAATGCTTTTATCAAAGAAGTGAAATTGCTTCAAGGCAATCGTATTTTGTGTTTTGGTGTTAAGGTGGATAAAGCTTATAAGAGTTACGAAAGCAAGATTTATTTTGAATTTACGGGTAAAAATACTAATGTAATTATCACAGATGAAAAAGATTCGATTATAGAGGCTTTAAGACATATCGACAAAAGCTACCGCATTGTTAAACCCAATGTGGTTTTAGAGGCTTTAAAGCCTTACAAAATGGATGAAAATTTTGAAGAAATAAAAAATTTTAATGATTATTTTAGTCAAAAATTTGAAATTTTACATGCAAATAAAATCAAGCAAATTCAAGCGCTTAAACTCGCTCAAATCGATAAAAAAATAGAAAATTTAAAAGAACTTTTTCTTACTTTGGACAAAGAAGAAGTTTTATTAGATCAGGCTTTAAATTTAAGAAAACAAGCGGATATTTTATTTGCTAATTTAAGTATTTTAAAAGAATACGAAAGAGAATTTGAGCTTGATGATTTTGAAGGAAAAAGGGTAAAATTTAAACTTGATTTAAGTCCAAAAGAAAGTGCTAATTTATTTTATAAAAATGCTAAAAAATTAGAGCAAAAGGCTAGAAATTTAAATTTACAAAGAGAAAATTTAAAAGAAAAATTAGACTTTGCTTATGGCTTAAAAGAAATGCTAAATAAGGCTAAAAATGAATTTGAGCTTGAAATTTTATTGCCCAAAAAAAGTACTAAGAAAAATCAAGAAAACAAACAAGATAATGGCATAGCTAATTTTTATTTTAATGAGTTTAAAATTTGCGTGGGTAAAAATGAAAAAGGCAATGAGAACTTACTAAAGAGTGCAAAAAAAGATGACTTGTGGTTACATGCAAGAGATATTCCTAGCTCTCATGTTTTGATTATTTCAAACAAGCAAAAAATCAGCGAAGAAGTGATAGAATTTAGTGCAAGACTTTGCGTGAATTTTTCAGGATTAAAGAAAGGTTCATATTGGGTCGATTATACTTTAAAGAATTTTGTTAAGGTTCAGCAAAAGGCGTTTGTAAATTATACAAATTTCAAAAGTATCAATATCGCAAAGGATTGAAAATGCCAGTTAGCCCGATAGGAAATATGAATTTTGTCAATCAAAATATGGCTTATCCTGCTACTCAAGCAAGCAATGAGCTTGCAAAAGAAGGTTTTGCGGCTTCATTGAATATGGCAGCTTTTAACGAAAAAGAAAAAGCTTTAAACAAGCTTGAAAAAGTGAATGAAACTCACGAAATCAAAGAAGAGATCAAAGAAAAAGCCGAACAAGAAGAAAAAAAGAAAAAACAAAAGCAAGAAACAAAAGACGATAAAGATGAAGACTTAGAAGAGCAAAAAGAAGAAGCCAGCTTTAAAAATGCACAAAGTATTCATCATATAGATATCAGCATATAAGGAAAAAAATGTTTAACTCAGCAAGAATTATTTGGGGTGTAGTGATGGCCGTAGCAGTGGTACTCATCGCTTTAATCGATCAGTTTATTATCAATTTTATTGTTTTTGCGCTGATATTGTATCTAGCTTTTAATGAAGCAAAAAAATTATTTAATTTAGAAAATGTAAGCATCATCCCTTTGGCTTTAGCCTTTATACTTGGAACCATTAGTGAAAATCCTTTGGCTTTTGGTGCTTTAGCAGCACTTTTGGTGTTGGGTTATCTCGTATATAAAAAAGCTCTTAGCTTAAAAGCTGTTTGGATTTATCTTTATCCAAGCTTGCCTGTATTAGCACTTTGGCAGGTGTATTTAGATAATGGAATGTTTGCTTTATTTTGGTTGATTGCTATCGTTGCGATTTGTGATAGCGCAGCTTATTTTATAGGCAAGCTTTTGGGAAAAACTCCCTTTTCACAAACTAGTCCTAATAAAACCTTAGAAGGTGTGATAGGTGGACTTGTTTGCGCGAGCGTTTTAGGTACTCTGATAGGAGTTTTTGTTTATAGTTTTTGGCTTTCTTTACTTTGCTCGTTTTTTGTAGCGCTTTTTGCGGTTATTGGTGATTTACTTGAGAGTTATTTTAAAAGAGAAGCAGGAGTAAAAGATAGCGGAGATCTTATACCAGGACATGGTGGAATTTTAGATAGAATTGATGCGGTGATTATCGCTGCTTTTGTAATGGTTGCTCTTTTATGATAGTTTTTGGAAGTACAGGAAGCATAGGACTTAATGCTCTCAAACTTGCCACTTTAAAAAATATCAAGATTTCTGCTCTTGCTTGCGGGGAAAATATAAGTCTTTTAAATGAACAAATAGAACAATTCAAACCCGAATTTGTAGCGATTAAAAACTCCAAAGATAAGCATCTGGTAAAACATGATAAAGTTTTTATAGGACAAGAAGGCTTAGAAGAAATTTTAAGTTTGTGTGAAGATGATTTGCTACTGAATGCCATCGTGGGTTTTGCAGGATTAAAAAGTACTTTAAAAGCAAAGGAGCTTGGCAAAAAAATCGCTTTGGCCAATAAAGAAAGTTTAGTGGTTGCTGGAAAATTTCTAAAAGGAGTGAAATTTTTACCTGTAGATAGTGAGCATTCGGCTTTAAAATTTTTACTTGAGGGTAAAAAAGATATAGCAAAGCTTTATATTACCGCAAGTGGCGGGGCTTTTTATAAACATAAAATTAAAGATTTAAGCCATGTGAGTGTTAAAGATGCTTTAAAGCATCCAAATTGGAATATGGGTTCAAAGATCACGATAGATAGCGCAACGATGGCAAATAAGCTTTTTGAAATCATCGAAGCTTATCATTTGTATGATTTTAAAAACATCGATGCTTTGATCGAACCAAAATCTTTAGTCCATGCCATGTGTGAGTTTAAAAATGGCGCAAGCACGGCGTATTTTTCAAGAGCAGATATGAAATTATCCATATCAGAGGCTATTTTTTCTAAGCATGATAGCCAAATTTTAGAGCCTATTGACTTTGTTAAACTTTCTAGTTTAAAATTTTATAAAATCAGCACGAAAAAATATCCTATTTTTAAACTCAAAAATGAGCTTTTAAACAATCCTGATTTGGGTGTGATTATCAATGCTGCTAATGAAATAGGAGTGCAAAATTTTTTAGATAATAAAATACAATTTTTAGATATTGCTCATACTGTCTTTAAAGCCTTAGATCATTTTGGTGCGCCTAAAATTTCAAGCATTGAAGAAGTTTTTGAGTATGATTATAAGACAAGAGAGTATTTAAAGGGAATGAAATGAAATTTTTTATATCAATCATTTTTTTTATAAGTGGACTTTTTGCCCTAGATTTAGAATTTAGCGTGGGAGAAAATGGAAAAAGCTTAGATGATAATAATACGATTTTGATTTTTGGGGGAATTCAAGGTGATGAGCCTGGTGGATTTCACGCGGCAAGCTTGCTTTTGAGTGATTATAATATCACTAAGGGTAAAATCATAGTTGCTCCTAATTTAGCTTTTGATAGTATTATCAAGCGCTCTCGCGGAAATAATGGAGATTTAAACCGCAAATTTGCAAACCTAAGTCCAAAGGATCCTGATTATCAAACAGTTAAGCGCATTAAAGAGCTTATCTTACTTCCTGAAGTTAGCATGGTGATCAACCTTCACGATGGTTGGGGTT
It contains:
- a CDS encoding Molybdopterin-guanine dinucleotide biosynthesis protein MobA, with the translated sequence MKLENLNCVILCGGKSSRMGEDKSKLIFKNQTLTQFQVEKFSKIFKNVYVSAKEDKFGAKFKLIKDCLEFEIYSPMLALYSILSNFKDEFVFILSVDSPNLSDKELLKMSAFLEQDYQIIIAKTPSHRHPLCGFYHSSVAHLCKELLEKNEQKIALLFSKAKTHFVEFKDETPFLNLNFYQEYEQFKSEYE
- a CDS encoding Fibronectin/fibrinogen-binding protein: MKYTELMQLQKFFSQFKKIDFIKRVNDNILELSFDKQRFIFDLTRGMSAIYTAKLMSKNYNAPFDFMLKKYFNNAFIKEVKLLQGNRILCFGVKVDKAYKSYESKIYFEFTGKNTNVIITDEKDSIIEALRHIDKSYRIVKPNVVLEALKPYKMDENFEEIKNFNDYFSQKFEILHANKIKQIQALKLAQIDKKIENLKELFLTLDKEEVLLDQALNLRKQADILFANLSILKEYEREFELDDFEGKRVKFKLDLSPKESANLFYKNAKKLEQKARNLNLQRENLKEKLDFAYGLKEMLNKAKNEFELEILLPKKSTKKNQENKQDNGIANFYFNEFKICVGKNEKGNENLLKSAKKDDLWLHARDIPSSHVLIISNKQKISEEVIEFSARLCVNFSGLKKGSYWVDYTLKNFVKVQQKAFVNYTNFKSINIAKD
- a CDS encoding Putative coiled-coil protein; its protein translation is MPVSPIGNMNFVNQNMAYPATQASNELAKEGFAASLNMAAFNEKEKALNKLEKVNETHEIKEEIKEKAEQEEKKKKQKQETKDDKDEDLEEQKEEASFKNAQSIHHIDISI
- a CDS encoding Phosphatidate cytidylyltransferase, which translates into the protein MFNSARIIWGVVMAVAVVLIALIDQFIINFIVFALILYLAFNEAKKLFNLENVSIIPLALAFILGTISENPLAFGALAALLVLGYLVYKKALSLKAVWIYLYPSLPVLALWQVYLDNGMFALFWLIAIVAICDSAAYFIGKLLGKTPFSQTSPNKTLEGVIGGLVCASVLGTLIGVFVYSFWLSLLCSFFVALFAVIGDLLESYFKREAGVKDSGDLIPGHGGILDRIDAVIIAAFVMVALL
- a CDS encoding 1-deoxy-D-xylulose 5-phosphate reductoisomerase — translated: MIVFGSTGSIGLNALKLATLKNIKISALACGENISLLNEQIEQFKPEFVAIKNSKDKHLVKHDKVFIGQEGLEEILSLCEDDLLLNAIVGFAGLKSTLKAKELGKKIALANKESLVVAGKFLKGVKFLPVDSEHSALKFLLEGKKDIAKLYITASGGAFYKHKIKDLSHVSVKDALKHPNWNMGSKITIDSATMANKLFEIIEAYHLYDFKNIDALIEPKSLVHAMCEFKNGASTAYFSRADMKLSISEAIFSKHDSQILEPIDFVKLSSLKFYKISTKKYPIFKLKNELLNNPDLGVIINAANEIGVQNFLDNKIQFLDIAHTVFKALDHFGAPKISSIEEVFEYDYKTREYLKGMK